The Leucothrix mucor DSM 2157 DNA window TTTGATTAAGGCGATGCGTGAGCAGGCTGAAGTTATTGTGAATGACTCCGCTCTCGAATAAGTTTTAACCGTTATCTATCGGGCCTCTTTGGTGTTAATCCACCACAGGGGCCTTTTTGTATTAAGCAGGAACGTATTATGAAAGTGCATTTGAAAGCCTTGGGCTGTCGTCTTAATGAAGCAGAATTGGAGCAATGGTCACATGCATTTCGTGCTGAAGGGCACTCGATGGTTACCGATCATCAGGATGCTGATGTGGTTGTCGTTAATACCTGTGCAGTTACTGCTGATGCTGGAAAAAAATCGCGCAAACTGATGAATCGCTTATACCGCGAAAATCCGGAATCAAAGCTAGTAGTCAGTGGCTGCTATGCGACTTTGGAAGCGGATAAGGTTGCAGATCATTTGGGTGTTGACTTGGTAGTGCCAAACCCTCAGAAAGATCAGCTGCCGCAAATGGTTATGGACAAATTTGAAGCCAATACCATGCCATTAATTGCGATGGAGCCTGGTGAAAGTAATTTATTTCAACGTGGTCGCCAGCGTGCTTTCATTAAAATTCAGGATGGCTGTCGTTATCGTTGTACTTTTTGCATCGTTACCGTGGCTCGTGGTGATGAGCGTAGTCGTACAATTGCGGATATTTTGGATGAAGTTCAGCGATTGCAGACTCAAGGTATTAATGAGATCGTACTGACCGGTGTGCATGTTGGTGGTTACGGCAGTGATTTAGATACTTCTTTGTTTGATTTGGTTAAAGCCATTTTGAGTGAGACTGATATTCAACGCATTCGTTTTGCATCGGTTGAGCCTTGGGATTTACCCGATGAGTTTTTTGGCTTGTTTGAAGACCCACGCTTGATGCCACATATGCACCTTCCATTACAAAGTGGTTCTGATACTGTTTTACGACGCATGTCACGCCGCTGTAAGACTGACTCATTCCGCCATTTGGTAGAGCAAGCTCGCCAAAGTGTTCCAGGTTTTAATGTCACTAGCGACATCATTGTAGGCTTCCCCGGCGAAACTGAAGCTGAGTGGCAGCAAACTATGGAATATGTGGAATCCGTTGGTTTTGGTCATTTGCATATTTTCTCTTATTCGCCGCGAGAAGGCACCAAAGCTTCACGTCTACCTAATCCGGTTGATGAGTTAATTAAGAAAGAGCGTAGTCTAGAAATGCACGCGTTGGCTGAGCGTCTTAAACAGGATTTCGCCATGCAGCATGTCGGTCAGACAGTTCCAGTGTTATGGGAGCGTCAAAAGTTGCAGGGTACGACGGCGATCTACGCAGGCTACACGCCTAACTTTATGAAAGTTGAAACTTCTGTCACTAACGCGGTCTTACTAGAGAACCGCATCGTTAATACTCAATTGATTGGGTATGACGAGCAAAACCAAACGCTGACAGGTAAGGTAGGATGAAAATAAAGAACTGGGGATGGATATTAGCAAGCTTGCTGTTTGCGGCTGTGCTGAGTGGCTGTAATAGCAAGGAACAAACCCCGGAAGCTGTTGCTGGTGAGTTCTGGCAAGCAGTAATCGATCAGGATATGGAGAAAGCCAAGTCTTTAGCCAGCTGGGATACGGTGGATTACCTCAAATATATTCGGTCAGGGCAATTAAAGCCTGAGCGCTATGAGTTGGGTGAGGTAATGAAGGGCGAGAAAAGTGCCTCGATTGATACTTTCTTATATTCTCAAAAGCTGGGTCAAACCAGCGTTAAGATCCCCGGTAAAACAGTTCTGATTAGTACCGAGCATGGTTGGCGGGTCGATCTTGCCGAGACTATCGGTAGTACGGTACAAGAAACCATGGGAACTGTTTTCGATCAGCTGAATAATCTGATGCAGCAAGGTATTCAAGGTTTAGATAAGCAATTATCCGAATCTCTCAATGAAGTAGAGAAAGCCTTACAGCAAGGCGCAGAAGAGCTACGTAATGAACTCTCCAAGCCACCGTTTAATACTCAGCCATCACAACCCGCCATTCCACCTAATAGCCAGCGGATTTAATTCGCAAGAAGCTGCTTTGTGTCGCAATCGCCTCAGCCGGGACATCCCATGGCTGGGGCGTTTGTGTTTCTATCATTTGGAAGTCATAAGCAAATGCGATGAGCTGGGGCAGTTGCGGTGCATTGTCTTGATGTTTGAATGCAAAAGTTCGATCGTAATAGCCACCACCCATACCGATGCGATTTCCTAATGGATCAATCGCTACTAATGGCATGATCACAGCATCCAGCTTTGTAGCATCTTCCAATATTTCCGTCTGGCTTAAATCCGGCTCCAAAATCCCAAAGCGATTAATGATCATGGCTGAATCAGGTTTGTAGGCCGCAAACGTCAGTTTCGCCTGTTTATCTTCCGGTAAAATAGGCACATAAAAAGTTCTATCGGGATGGTTTTTCGCTAGCTGAGCTTGCAGGGTAGTGGGGTCTGCTTCGCCACGGATCGGCAGGTAAAAAGCAATATGCTGCGCTGATTCCAGACAACCGCTATCCAAAATATTTTGGCAAATCTGTGCTGAGAAACTCGTTTGGTCTTCAACACTTAAGGCAGCCCGCTGCGCACAGACCTGGTGACGAATACGTTGCTGATTTTCCTGCATAGTGATCACTCCGATAAGCTAAGACGCTAGGTTCAAAGTGTGATAATGCGATAGCTGTTTTGCAGATTCCAACAATAAAAACGACCCCATACCAGAGCTGCTGGCAGGGGTCGTATTATTCAAGCATAAGCCTTGAGATTAGCGACTAATTATCAGATCACTTTCAGACGTGCGCCAGCATTGATGCGGCTTGAGCGTAGGCCATTCAAACGCTTCAACTTGTTTACTGTCATACCGTGGCGCATGGCAATCTTATAGATCGTCTCGCCGCGCTTAACCCGATAAGTTCTCGCCTTACTGCGCTTTTTGCTATAACGCTTAGTGCGTTTCTTGCTAGCTTTTGCAACACGAGTTCGTGAAATACTCACTGGTCTTTCAGCAGGCAATTGATGAATAACGTGCGCTAAACGACCCGCTTGGTTGCGAGGCAATAAAATCCGCTTACTAACCCGTGGTGTGGTAACACCTTTCAGGAAGTTAGGGTTTAAGTCAGTCAGGGTATCGGCCTGAAGACCCGCATGCATCGCTGCTTTACGCAGATTTACTGGCTTGTTGACGTGAATCTCGACCAGTTTCGGCATGTTTGGTGTTTTGTTCAAACGGAAACCATAAGACGCAGGGCGAGCAATGATCTCTTTATAGGCCAACAAACGTGGGACATATTCACGAGTCTCGCGTGGTAGCTTGATGCTCCAGTAGTCCGTTTTGCGGCCACGAGCACGATTGTATTTAATGGCGCGTGAAACTCGACCTTCACCGGCATTGTAAGCCGCGAGTGCCAGGAACCAATCACCATTAAATTGGCGGTGCAATTTCTGTAAATAATCCAAAGCAGCACGGGTCGACTCTAGCGTATCCATCCGACCATCAAAGCCTTTGTTTTGCTTAAGTCCGTACATGCGACCTGTTGACGGAATAAACTGCCACATTCCGGCAGCACCGGCGTGAGAGTAAGCCGTATTTACATAGGCGCTTTCTACAAATGGCAATAAAGCCAGTTCAGTTGGCATGCCGCGACGTTTTAATTCAGTCACTACAATGTGCAGATAGCCCGTTGCGCGGTTGGCAATACGCTGCAAACGCTCAGGCTTCTGGCCATAAACGCGTGCAAAATGTTGTACTACGCGGCGATTTCCATGGTTGCCCATGCCGTAACCATTTTTAACGTGGTCCCACATGTCTTCACCAGGTACATCGAACATGTTCGAGCTTGCAACTTGTGGTTGGTTTTTACTTGGCGCTGCGCGTGCAGGAGTCGGGCGCTGAACTTGTTTTGGAGCTGGGGCTTGATAAGCCTGTTGAACCGGATCTGGTGCCATGCCTGCTAATTGCAGCAATACTTGACGGTAAGCCGGATCATCTAAAATTGACTGATTACTCGCAACCCGATAAGTTTGTGGCTGCGCTTTTTTAGGTGCACGATATACTTTACGCGCTGCTTGTGGGGCAGGGTAGCTAAGCGTTTTTGGTCGTGCTGCAGGACGGGCTTGAGGGCGTGCTGCTGGCTGGTTTAATAAAACCTGTGCCGCATAAAGCAGGTCAACATCACCGTTTGATTGCTGATAGGCCGGATGATTATGAGTCGCAGCCTGTGGCTGTGGTGCATAGCTAGTCTGCGGAGCTCGTGAGCGGGTCGCACTTAAGTAGGCAACCTTCTCATGAACAATTGTTGGAGAGCTGGCGGAGGCTTGATCAGGAATAGCTTTGATTCTGCTGGAACCGATACTGCTGCATCCTGTAATCGCGGACATCGAAAGTGCCGCCGCAATCGCGAGCGAGAGATTTCTTGGCTTTCCCATATTTTTTACCCTTTTCATTCGACCAGCAAAGCCTGAATGAATTATTGTTGTTTTTAGCGGTTTGTTCTTGTGGAGCGTGTCATTGCATTATATTTCAAGCAGACTTAGCATAGCCTGAACAAGGCAAGTAATTGTTTAGCCAAACTTTAATAAGCATGGGATGCTGAACATTCACTATTATACACCGTCAGTTTGCGGTAGCATTCTATCTATATAGAGAGAGGTTGATCATGCAAATTCACGACTCTAATCTGCAAATTTGCCAGAAATGGTATAAAACACTGGCCGGCCAACAGGCTCTAGCTCAGTTGGATACCTTGTGCCAAACGTATATGGAAGATGTCTACGGCTACTATGCGGTGGAAATCGGTGCACTGAGTGGGCATACCAACTTTCTGCGACATAGCCGTATCGCGTTTAATGCAACGCTGGGTGAAGACAAACTCGTCAACGACATCATTGCCACTCCGGAGAATATACCGTTAACACCTGATGATATTGATTTGGTATTGGCGACACACGTTCTGGAGACTTGCCAAGACCCGCATAAAGTCCTGCGAGAAATTGATCGTATTCTAAATCCGCATGGCGAGGTGATTATGATTGGTTTTAATCCATGGTCATTGATGCGTTCGGCTGGGGCTTTAAAAAACACGGTTGATCTGCCGGGGCCTGCACGTGTACGTGACTGGTTCTCTTTACTGGGTTTTGAAGTCAAAGATATGCAATACCTTGGCTTTCGTCCGGGCCTTCAAAGTGAAAAACTGTACCGGCGCCTGTCTTGGTTAGAGCCTCTTGGAAAGCTGGCTTGGCCATTATTTAGTAATCTGTATGTGATTCATGCCAAGAAGCAAGTGATTGCAAGACGACCTTATAAAAAGGTTTGGCAGTCGCCAATCTTGCTCACGGGTGGTAAAGTTGCGCTCAATCGCACCGCTCAGCGCGTGCGTAGAGAAAACTATTCCGGCTAAGTAAAAAATTCATTATGACAGATAAAAAAACAGTAGAACTGTTTACGGATGGCGGCTGCCGTGGCAACCCGGGTCCTGGCGGTTGGGGCACCTTATTGCGCTTCGGTAACCATGAAAAAGAGCTTTATGGCTATGAAGCGGAAACAACGAACAACCGCATGGAGTTGATGGCTGCAATTTGTGGTTTAGAGACTTTGTCTGAGCCGTGCAAAGTCACGTTAACCACCGACTCTCAATATGTACGGCAAGGCATTACCAATTGGATTAAAGGCTGGAAAGCAAAAAACTGGAAAACGGCCGCCAATAAACCCGTTAAAAATAAAGACCTTTGGCAGCGTTTAGATGCGGCTAGCGCAATGCACGATATCGAATGGTGCTGGGTGAAAGGGCATAGCGGCCACGCTGAAAACGAACGCGTTGATGAGCTGGCTAATCTGGCCATGGATAAAAAAGCCGGCAGCGAATAGTCAGGTAATCCTTAAACACCTGGCAACAAAATACTTAAAGCAGCCATCATCGGCTGCTGAACTTTCTCAGGAAATACACTGTGCGACAAATTGTACTGGATACTGAAACCACGGGTCTTGAGACGCGTGATGGTCACCGCATCATCGAGATCGGTTGTGTTGAGATGATCGACCGCAAAATGACCGGCAACAACTATCACCAATACTTACAGCCCGATCGCCTGATCGACGAAGAAGCCTTGGCAGTCCACGGGATTACACCCGAATTTTTGTCTGATAAGCCGCGTTTTAACGAAGTGGCCAGAGACTTTCTGGAATACATTCAGGGCGCAGAGCTAATCATTCACAATGCGCCGTTTGATATTGGATTCTTAAATTACGAGCTAAGTTTACTGGGGCCGGACTGGGGCAATATTGAGTCTCGTTGCAAAATTACCGACTCGCTGGTGATGGCGCGTGAAATGTATCCGGGGCAGCGTAACTCACTGGATGCCTTATGTAAGCGTTTGGATATCAATAACTCGCATCGTGAGCTTCACGGCGCACTGCTTGACTCCGAGATTTTGGGTGATGTGTATCTGGGAATGACCGGTGGACAGGTCACCATGACACTGGAAACCAGTAATACTCGCAAGAATACCGAAGAGGAAGATGAGGGCGGCGAAGCCGGTATCCTCAGTGCTGCCTCTCTGAAACTGCGAGTAGTTCGTGCGAATGACGATGAGCTTGCCGCGCATAATGCACGGATGGAAGCCATTGAAAAAGCCGCCGGCAAGCCCGTCTGGCACTAGTTCTTATTTAGATGAATGAGTTCGGTGAGTTTGCGTACGCTGTAAGCAATCACAAATAAAGCGGCGGCGGTATTTAACCACTGTGCATCAGGGTACGGGGTTTTAGCTATCACGGCGTAAATTCCGATAAACAACGTCAAACCATAAAGTGCCATCTGAGTTTTATCGGGAATGATTGCGGGCAGGTAAGTGCAAATTTTCACTGCCGCCCAGCCACCAAACCAGCCTAGTACCGCACCAAAGGCCACATCCGCTGGCCAGTGTGCACCAACGGCAATGCGACTTAGCGCAATGAGTGTCGCTACGACAAACACCAACACGCTTAGATTCCGATGCTGATACCAAGCGCTAATCAAGCCTGCCATTAAAAATACCGTCAAGGTATGGCCAGATGGAAAACTAAAACTTGTCAGAGCAGGGCCAATCTTATTAAACGCCGCTGAAACTAAAACCGCTTCAGGCCGTGGTACTGCAAAAGCATTTTTCAGGCCGTAGTTCAACGCCATGCCAATCAATATCGCAATGAATAAGGCGCGAAGAAAGGTAGGGTGTCGATAGAACAAACTAAAGGTAATCAGTGGCGCAATCAACGGGTCTGATAGTGAAGTAACCACCTGCCAAAAGCTTGCAGGCAGACTGGCAAAGGCGCTGTTCAATGCTAAGAACAGACTTTCATTAAACCCACCCAGCAAAAAAATAAATACAGCATCAATCAAAATAAAGCTGACAATCAATGGGAATTTTGGTGATCTTGTCATCATTAGGCGTGCTTCCAGGCGGCGATAAACAGTAAGACCCAAGCGACGATGAAAAATACACCTCCGATCGGCGTGAACATAACGACCCATTTCGTGCCGCTCAGTACATAGATATACAAGCTGCCGGAAAACAGCAAGATACCCGCAATCATACTGCGGCCACTCCACTGTAATAAGCGAGAAGCTAAACCTTGTTTTGCTAACAGGAATACTAAGATTAAACCCAGTGCATGATAGAATTGATAACGTACCGCGGTTTCGAATCGGTCCAGCATGCGCAGGTCGGTGATGACTTTTTCCAAACCATGCGCTGCAAAGGCACCGAGTAGCACGCCAAGCGCTGCTAAAGCCGCTCCTATCAGCAGAAACTTTTTATATTCAGGCACTGTGATCCCTCATGACCGATAAACGATTATTGTACCGCGTGATACTCAAAGTGCTCACGGCAATTGGCATTATTGCACTCCTATTTGTGTTTTTAAACGCGACCTTCAATAGCCGGGATGCGGTGTTTGCCCCGCCACCACCGCCAGAAACGGTGGAGTTAATGCTGGAAGATACGCTATATGGCAGTATCGTGCCGATTGGTTGGGATAATCAGCGGGTCAGAGTGTTAAAGCGTGACCCTTCTCAGCAGGCCAGCTTACTGAAATTAACTGAACAAGCCCCTGTCTTAAGTAATGA harbors:
- the rnhA gene encoding ribonuclease HI, with product MTDKKTVELFTDGGCRGNPGPGGWGTLLRFGNHEKELYGYEAETTNNRMELMAAICGLETLSEPCKVTLTTDSQYVRQGITNWIKGWKAKNWKTAANKPVKNKDLWQRLDAASAMHDIEWCWVKGHSGHAENERVDELANLAMDKKAGSE
- the dnaQ gene encoding DNA polymerase III subunit epsilon; the encoded protein is MRQIVLDTETTGLETRDGHRIIEIGCVEMIDRKMTGNNYHQYLQPDRLIDEEALAVHGITPEFLSDKPRFNEVARDFLEYIQGAELIIHNAPFDIGFLNYELSLLGPDWGNIESRCKITDSLVMAREMYPGQRNSLDALCKRLDINNSHRELHGALLDSEILGDVYLGMTGGQVTMTLETSNTRKNTEEEDEGGEAGILSAASLKLRVVRANDDELAAHNARMEAIEKAAGKPVWH
- a CDS encoding phosphatase PAP2 family protein, whose product is MMTRSPKFPLIVSFILIDAVFIFLLGGFNESLFLALNSAFASLPASFWQVVTSLSDPLIAPLITFSLFYRHPTFLRALFIAILIGMALNYGLKNAFAVPRPEAVLVSAAFNKIGPALTSFSFPSGHTLTVFLMAGLISAWYQHRNLSVLVFVVATLIALSRIAVGAHWPADVAFGAVLGWFGGWAAVKICTYLPAIIPDKTQMALYGLTLFIGIYAVIAKTPYPDAQWLNTAAALFVIAYSVRKLTELIHLNKN
- the mtaB gene encoding tRNA (N(6)-L-threonylcarbamoyladenosine(37)-C(2))-methylthiotransferase MtaB; this encodes MKVHLKALGCRLNEAELEQWSHAFRAEGHSMVTDHQDADVVVVNTCAVTADAGKKSRKLMNRLYRENPESKLVVSGCYATLEADKVADHLGVDLVVPNPQKDQLPQMVMDKFEANTMPLIAMEPGESNLFQRGRQRAFIKIQDGCRYRCTFCIVTVARGDERSRTIADILDEVQRLQTQGINEIVLTGVHVGGYGSDLDTSLFDLVKAILSETDIQRIRFASVEPWDLPDEFFGLFEDPRLMPHMHLPLQSGSDTVLRRMSRRCKTDSFRHLVEQARQSVPGFNVTSDIIVGFPGETEAEWQQTMEYVESVGFGHLHIFSYSPREGTKASRLPNPVDELIKKERSLEMHALAERLKQDFAMQHVGQTVPVLWERQKLQGTTAIYAGYTPNFMKVETSVTNAVLLENRIVNTQLIGYDEQNQTLTGKVG
- a CDS encoding class I SAM-dependent methyltransferase, coding for MQIHDSNLQICQKWYKTLAGQQALAQLDTLCQTYMEDVYGYYAVEIGALSGHTNFLRHSRIAFNATLGEDKLVNDIIATPENIPLTPDDIDLVLATHVLETCQDPHKVLREIDRILNPHGEVIMIGFNPWSLMRSAGALKNTVDLPGPARVRDWFSLLGFEVKDMQYLGFRPGLQSEKLYRRLSWLEPLGKLAWPLFSNLYVIHAKKQVIARRPYKKVWQSPILLTGGKVALNRTAQRVRRENYSG
- a CDS encoding transglycosylase SLT domain-containing protein, giving the protein MGKPRNLSLAIAAALSMSAITGCSSIGSSRIKAIPDQASASSPTIVHEKVAYLSATRSRAPQTSYAPQPQAATHNHPAYQQSNGDVDLLYAAQVLLNQPAARPQARPAARPKTLSYPAPQAARKVYRAPKKAQPQTYRVASNQSILDDPAYRQVLLQLAGMAPDPVQQAYQAPAPKQVQRPTPARAAPSKNQPQVASSNMFDVPGEDMWDHVKNGYGMGNHGNRRVVQHFARVYGQKPERLQRIANRATGYLHIVVTELKRRGMPTELALLPFVESAYVNTAYSHAGAAGMWQFIPSTGRMYGLKQNKGFDGRMDTLESTRAALDYLQKLHRQFNGDWFLALAAYNAGEGRVSRAIKYNRARGRKTDYWSIKLPRETREYVPRLLAYKEIIARPASYGFRLNKTPNMPKLVEIHVNKPVNLRKAAMHAGLQADTLTDLNPNFLKGVTTPRVSKRILLPRNQAGRLAHVIHQLPAERPVSISRTRVAKASKKRTKRYSKKRSKARTYRVKRGETIYKIAMRHGMTVNKLKRLNGLRSSRINAGARLKVI
- a CDS encoding 5-formyltetrahydrofolate cyclo-ligase, producing the protein MQENQQRIRHQVCAQRAALSVEDQTSFSAQICQNILDSGCLESAQHIAFYLPIRGEADPTTLQAQLAKNHPDRTFYVPILPEDKQAKLTFAAYKPDSAMIINRFGILEPDLSQTEILEDATKLDAVIMPLVAIDPLGNRIGMGGGYYDRTFAFKHQDNAPQLPQLIAFAYDFQMIETQTPQPWDVPAEAIATQSSFLRIKSAGY
- a CDS encoding DUF423 domain-containing protein, whose amino-acid sequence is MPEYKKFLLIGAALAALGVLLGAFAAHGLEKVITDLRMLDRFETAVRYQFYHALGLILVFLLAKQGLASRLLQWSGRSMIAGILLFSGSLYIYVLSGTKWVVMFTPIGGVFFIVAWVLLFIAAWKHA